From Candidatus Tisiphia endosymbiont of Melanophora roralis, a single genomic window includes:
- a CDS encoding c-type cytochrome: MSGIELNKIVASILLASLIAMMVGFITNILYKPVLHPESRGYSVEVTEDSHSDLDAKVAVEAPVNIEELMKTANAEAGREIAKKCLMCHSLDKSKANKVGPHLWNIVGAEKAKAENYKYSSALSSKGGIWDEESLFHFLHKPSQYIPGTKMTFAGLNKPQDIANVIMFLKTFVHD; this comes from the coding sequence ATGTCTGGAATAGAATTAAATAAAATTGTTGCTTCTATTTTGTTAGCCAGTTTAATTGCAATGATGGTAGGGTTTATAACAAATATTTTGTATAAGCCTGTTTTACATCCTGAATCTCGAGGTTATAGTGTAGAAGTAACAGAGGATTCTCATAGTGACCTTGACGCTAAGGTTGCCGTAGAAGCACCAGTGAATATAGAAGAATTGATGAAAACTGCTAATGCTGAAGCAGGAAGGGAGATAGCAAAAAAATGCCTAATGTGCCATTCTCTTGATAAGAGTAAAGCTAATAAGGTTGGACCACATCTATGGAATATCGTTGGGGCAGAAAAAGCTAAAGCAGAGAATTATAAATATTCAAGTGCTTTATCCAGTAAAGGGGGAATTTGGGATGAAGAAAGTTTATTTCATTTTTTGCATAAACCTAGTCAATATATACCTGGTACAAAGATGACTTTTGCTGGTTTAAATAAACCTCAAGATATAGCTAATGTTATAATGTTTTTAAAGACATTTGTTCATGACTAA